One genomic segment of Arachis duranensis cultivar V14167 chromosome 4, aradu.V14167.gnm2.J7QH, whole genome shotgun sequence includes these proteins:
- the LOC107485232 gene encoding protein FAR1-RELATED SEQUENCE 2-like — protein sequence MCLELRSKDTICMFRNVQIEFVKKAICRVSVVAKEGPVACMKVKEEILVNDTILCVLYDVHFDRSTQEVCCECNLFESLGVLCCHCLEVFQAYKVYKVPNRYVLPRWSKNIKRKHTYVKSSHDVSRSDESHVAFKGLCAHFYNIAQDFVNDDEEIALLHAALEETRAKLTAHRAKKRSESVADSHNNIGSTSSNVATVMDIQAPSKVNTKGQPKSKRLSVALEKSFKKSARRRNKHDPPVICPEPTQDVRFGGVVGQVDPEQVGGFMSLLSSFSKS from the exons ATGTGCTTGGAATTAAGGAGCAAAGACACTATCTGCATGTTTAGGAATGTTCAAATAGAGTTTGTCAAGAAGGCTATTTGTAGGGTCTCTGTTGTTGCTAAAGAGGGGCCAGTGGCATGCATGAAGGTTAAAGAGGAAATACTAGTGAATGACACAATTCTTTGTGTTTTGTACGATGTCCACTTCGATCGGTCCACGCAGGAGGTTTGTTGTGAGTGCAATCTATTTGAGAGTTTAGGAGTGCTATGCTGTCATTGTCTTGAAGTCTTCCAAGCTTACAAGGTGTATAAAGTACCTAATCGATATGTTCTCCCTCGTTGGAGCAAGAACATAAAGCGCAAGCATACTTATGTCAAGAGTAGTCACGACGTCAGTCGGTCGGATGAGAGTCATGTTGCATTCAAGGGACTATGTGCACACTTCTACAACATTGCTCAGGATTTTGTAAACGACGACGAAGAAATAGCCTTGCTTCATGCTGCTCTAGAAGAAACAAGAGCTAAGTTGACTGCTCACCGTGCCAAGAAGAGGTCTGAGAGTGTGGCGGACTCCCACAACAATATTGGCTCAACAAGTTCAAACGTTGCCACTGTGATGGACATCCAAGCCCCATCGAAGGTCAACACAAAGGGTCAGCCAAAGAGTAAGAGGCTCAGTGTTGCCCTGGAGAAGTCATTTAAAAAATCTGCTCGGAGGAGAAACAAGCATGACCCCCCA GTGATTTGTCCGGAGCCAACTCAAGATGTAAGATTCGGTGGTGTTGTAGGCCAGGTTGATCCCGAACAAGTTGGTGGCTTCATGTCTTTGTTAAGCTCCTTTAGCAAAAGTTAA
- the LOC107485231 gene encoding protein FAR1-RELATED SEQUENCE 5-like, whose translation MPLLDLSQVPDHDGLQEDEIPCVGMRFDQLQMAHEFYVTYAKKVGFATKIRTTTCDKITNQPINQAIHCNRDGFRVSCVKASTRKNKISAARCKARIYVKFDKETQDWIFFKVELSHSHPCSARKAVHYHEYRQLTMHAKCVIEDNDEAGIRLNKTFLALKNEFGVPSNLGYLEKDLRNYITARLRTSNVNIDVREMINYFMRMKDINPNFFYAVNLDDDCMDYRLRRLSVSTTMNFWFEKSFEGNWYEFIDEHNLYNNTWLSDLFDDRHMWVPIYFKGEFWVSMRSMQRSESMHSFYGNFLHSRTSLVQFVRE comes from the exons ATGCCGCTTTTAGATCTCTCGCAG GTACCGGATCACGATGGCCTTCAGGAAGATGAAATACCTTGTGTTGGAATGCGGTTTGATCAATTGCAAATGGCTCATGAATTCTATGTGACATACGCAAAGAAAGTCGGGTTTGCCACTAAGATACGGACGACAACATGTGATAAGATCACAAATCAACCCATTAACCAAGCTATTCACTGTAATAGGGATGGGTTCCGTGTGTCTTGTGTCAAAGCGTCAACGCGGAAGAACAAGATCTCAGCCGCTAGGTGCAAAGCAAGGATATACGTGAAGTTTGACAAGGAGACGCAAGACTGGATTTTCTTCAAGGTGGAGCTTAGTCACTCGCACCCATGTTCAGCGAGGAAGGCGGTGCACTACCATGAGTATAGGCAGCTGACCATGCATGCGAAGTGCGTGATCGAGGATAATGATGAGGCTGGGATTCGACTAAACAAGACTTTCCTAGCTTTGAAAAATGAGTTTGGGGTCCCATCTAACCTGGGATACTTAGAAAAGGATTTACGAAACTATATTACAGCTAGGCTCCGAACCAGCAACGTCAACATCGATGTCAGAGAGATGATAAACTATTTCATGAGAATGAAGGACATCAATCCAAACTTCTTCTACGCGGTGAATTTGGACGATGACT GCATGGATTACCGTTTGCGTCGTTTGTCGGTGTCAACCACTATG AACTTTTGGTTCGAGAAGTCATTTGAGGGTAACTGGTATGAATTCATAGATGAGCACAACTTATATAACAACACATGGCTGTCAG aCCTCTTTGATGATCGACACATGTGGGTTCCAATATACTTCAAGGGTGAATTTTGGGTTTCCATGAGGAGCATGCAAAGGAGTGAGAGCATGCACTCATTCTACGGAAATTTCTTACACAGTCGGACTAGCTTGGTCCAATTTGTTCGCGAATAG